Proteins from one Terriglobia bacterium genomic window:
- the dacB gene encoding D-alanyl-D-alanine carboxypeptidase/D-alanyl-D-alanine-endopeptidase, with the protein MFRARHAVARICILFLLVQFAVAAPKPKDKKPARESTALADRIEKILSHPDAARAFWGIEVVDVASGKTLYTQNADKLFTPASNTKLFTTSAVLALIGADYKFRTTIETTGSLDKYGRLSGDVVVVGRGDPNLTGGTLAYNLRSERNSPRARVLEQLADQLVQRGVKFVDGDVVGDDSYFAFERYGEGWSQEDMRYEWGAPVSALTINDNLILVSVMPGDHSGDKAFMNVTPFPDYYHFDNRIMTTPAGTGPRSVTIGREPGSNTLTLWGNIPVDDPGFHESLAIEDPADFTAQLFRSMLEQRGIVVYGRTRAKHLELASLSTFSVTATASAGGGDIPRTTRPTIGGLVLGEFQSQSLVSDIRVINKASQNLHAELMLRLLGREKGAAGTIEAGSEVVRGFLSQADIRSDEYAFYDGSGLSRQNLVTPHAIVKLLLYDSRQPWAAQFDDTLPVAGVDGSLTERFRGTPAQGRVHGKTGSLKNVNALSGYATTLRGRRIAFSIMVNNHNLSSRVALQTIDQIANAVVEEAK; encoded by the coding sequence ATGTTCCGAGCCCGCCACGCCGTCGCCCGCATTTGCATTCTTTTTCTGCTAGTGCAATTCGCGGTTGCAGCGCCAAAACCCAAGGACAAGAAACCGGCGCGCGAGTCAACCGCGCTCGCCGACCGCATCGAAAAGATCCTTTCGCACCCGGACGCGGCGCGCGCTTTCTGGGGCATCGAGGTGGTGGATGTCGCCAGCGGTAAGACGCTCTACACGCAGAACGCCGACAAGCTGTTCACGCCGGCTTCCAATACCAAGCTGTTCACCACCTCGGCGGTGCTGGCGCTGATCGGGGCGGACTACAAGTTCCGCACCACCATCGAGACCACCGGGTCGCTGGACAAGTACGGGCGGCTGAGCGGCGATGTTGTGGTGGTGGGTCGTGGAGATCCCAACCTGACCGGCGGCACGCTGGCGTACAACTTGCGCTCGGAGCGGAATTCGCCGCGGGCGCGCGTGCTGGAGCAGTTGGCCGATCAACTGGTGCAGCGCGGGGTCAAGTTTGTTGACGGCGACGTGGTCGGCGACGATTCCTACTTTGCTTTCGAGCGCTACGGCGAGGGCTGGTCGCAGGAAGACATGCGCTACGAGTGGGGCGCGCCGGTGTCAGCGCTGACCATCAACGACAATCTGATCCTGGTGAGCGTCATGCCGGGCGACCACTCCGGCGACAAGGCGTTCATGAACGTCACGCCTTTTCCAGACTACTACCACTTCGACAACCGCATCATGACCACGCCGGCGGGCACCGGGCCGCGCAGCGTGACCATCGGGCGCGAGCCGGGCTCCAACACGCTCACGCTCTGGGGCAACATCCCGGTAGACGATCCCGGCTTCCATGAGTCGCTGGCCATCGAAGACCCCGCCGACTTCACCGCCCAGTTGTTCCGCAGCATGCTGGAGCAGCGCGGAATTGTGGTGTACGGACGGACGCGCGCCAAGCACCTGGAACTGGCGAGCCTGTCCACGTTCAGCGTCACGGCAACGGCCTCCGCGGGCGGCGGCGATATTCCGCGGACGACGCGGCCAACCATTGGCGGGCTGGTGCTGGGCGAATTTCAGTCGCAATCGCTGGTCTCCGATATCCGGGTAATCAACAAGGCCAGCCAGAACCTGCACGCCGAGTTGATGCTCCGCCTGCTGGGCCGCGAGAAGGGTGCGGCGGGCACGATTGAAGCGGGGTCGGAGGTGGTGCGCGGATTCCTCTCGCAAGCCGACATTCGCTCCGACGAGTATGCCTTCTACGATGGCTCGGGGCTTTCGCGGCAGAACCTGGTTACGCCCCACGCCATCGTCAAGCTGCTGCTCTATGACAGCCGCCAGCCGTGGGCGGCGCAGTTCGACGATACGCTGCCGGTGGCGGGCGTGGATGGTTCGCTCACGGAGCGCTTCCGCGGGACACCGGCGCAGGGGCGCGTCCACGGCAAAACCGGCTCGCTGAAGAACGTGAATGCTCTGTCCGGTTACGCCACCACGCTGCGCGGCCGGCGGATTGCGTTTTCCATCATGGTCAACAATCACAACCTGAGCAGCCGCGTGGCGCTGCAGACCATTGACCAGATCGCGAACGCGGTGGTCGAGGAAGCGAAGTAG
- the folP gene encoding dihydropteroate synthase, with the protein MRPRFTWNLGSRVLPLGGRTLIMGVLNVTPDSFSDGGRYFDTIAAVEHGLRLLDHGADIVDVGGESTRPGATTAGANPEFVAEEEELRRVLPVVRELKRRRPGAVVSIDTYKSGVARAVVQAGAEIVNDVSGFLWDPAMPATLAELGCGAVLMHTRGRPDEWRTLPAVDDMVALVCDELRRSSERALSAGVARDRLVLDPGFGFGKRFEENYPLLARFQEFAALGFPLLAGPSRKSFIGRATSRAGSTTPAGERLVGSLAAAVICIMKGAHIVRVHDVKETVEAAAMADAVLNYQAR; encoded by the coding sequence ATGCGCCCGCGTTTCACATGGAATCTCGGCTCTCGCGTCCTGCCGCTCGGCGGACGCACGCTCATCATGGGCGTGCTCAACGTCACGCCCGATTCTTTTTCCGACGGCGGGCGCTACTTCGATACCATTGCCGCCGTCGAGCACGGTCTGCGCCTGCTCGACCACGGCGCCGACATCGTGGATGTGGGCGGCGAATCCACCCGCCCCGGCGCCACCACCGCCGGCGCCAACCCGGAATTCGTCGCCGAAGAAGAAGAACTGCGCCGCGTGTTGCCCGTGGTGCGTGAGCTGAAGCGCCGCCGGCCCGGCGCGGTGGTTTCCATTGATACCTATAAGTCGGGAGTGGCGCGCGCGGTGGTGCAGGCGGGCGCCGAGATCGTGAACGATGTCAGCGGCTTTCTCTGGGACCCTGCGATGCCAGCGACCTTGGCCGAACTGGGCTGCGGCGCGGTGCTCATGCACACCCGCGGCCGGCCCGACGAGTGGCGCACGCTGCCGGCGGTGGACGACATGGTCGCGCTGGTCTGCGACGAGCTGCGCCGATCGAGCGAACGCGCCCTGAGCGCCGGCGTCGCGCGGGACCGGCTGGTGCTCGACCCAGGCTTTGGCTTCGGCAAGCGCTTCGAAGAAAATTATCCGCTGCTCGCCCGCTTCCAGGAGTTTGCCGCGCTCGGGTTTCCGCTGCTGGCGGGCCCGTCGCGAAAATCGTTTATCGGCCGGGCGACCTCGCGCGCGGGAAGCACCACGCCGGCCGGCGAGCGCCTGGTCGGAAGCCTGGCCGCGGCGGTGATTTGCATCATGAAAGGCGCGCACATCGTTCGCGTGCACGATGTGAAGGAAACGGTGGAGGCGGCGGCGATGGCCGATGCGGTATTGAATTACCAAGCCCGATAG
- the dtd gene encoding D-tyrosyl-tRNA(Tyr) deacylase, with the protein MRAVVQRVSRASVKVGGELVGEIGHGLLVLLAVAQDDTEADADYLADKIAGLRIFEDADGKMNRAVADAGGAVLAVSQFTLYGDVRRGKRPSFDAAARPEQAARLYEYFVGKIRAAGLRCETGKFQEMMEVELVNDGPVTILLDSKKLF; encoded by the coding sequence ATGCGAGCGGTGGTGCAGCGCGTGAGCCGGGCGTCGGTGAAGGTCGGCGGCGAGCTTGTCGGCGAAATCGGGCATGGCCTGCTGGTGCTGCTCGCGGTGGCGCAGGACGACACCGAAGCCGACGCCGACTACCTGGCGGACAAGATTGCCGGACTGCGCATCTTCGAGGACGCTGATGGAAAGATGAATCGCGCCGTCGCGGATGCCGGCGGCGCGGTGCTCGCCGTTTCCCAGTTCACGTTGTATGGCGATGTGCGCCGCGGCAAACGTCCGTCGTTCGATGCCGCCGCGCGGCCGGAGCAGGCCGCGCGCCTCTATGAATATTTCGTCGGCAAAATTCGCGCCGCCGGGCTGCGCTGCGAGACCGGAAAATTTCAGGAGATGATGGAAGTCGAACTGGTGAATGACGGGCCGGTGACGATTTTGCTGGATTCGAAGAAACTCTTCTGA
- a CDS encoding amidohydrolase, with product MLHRVPTFLFAIVLLASAALAQSSPAPAPPRPGPPARAARAGVVDLVIENATLLTATHGRIPHGSVVVHAGKIAAFGANVAAPAGAMVIDAGGKYVTPGLIDAHSHMALDDDVNEATSPIVPQMMMVDAFQYASKDIYRALAGGVTSAMLLHGSADMIGGQAVIMKTKYGLERDQLLFPNAPRSIKFASGENPKRVFGQRQQLPSTRMGNFAVQRQALVDAQDYMRQWDEYEAKKQKGDKDAKPPKRDLKLDALVDVLKGKLYVQIHCYRADEFLTEMAMAKEFGYKLRAFHHALEAYKVADKIAANNVGVATWADWWGFKEEAWDATPWNAVLLMRKGVRVAIKSDSEDQIRRLNVEAAKTMRYGGATEDEAMKMITLNPAWIIGVDDRVGSIDVGKDADLVIWNGYPLSSYGVPEKVFIDGELFFDRTLAGYGLTHFAGTPESLPSPPSSGAEPEAEVR from the coding sequence ATGTTGCATCGTGTCCCGACTTTTCTGTTCGCGATCGTGCTGCTGGCCTCGGCCGCGCTGGCGCAATCATCGCCCGCACCAGCGCCGCCTCGCCCGGGGCCCCCGGCACGCGCCGCGCGTGCTGGGGTGGTCGATCTGGTGATCGAGAACGCCACCCTGCTGACCGCCACCCACGGCCGCATTCCGCACGGCAGCGTGGTGGTGCACGCCGGCAAGATCGCGGCGTTCGGCGCTAACGTCGCCGCTCCCGCCGGCGCCATGGTGATCGATGCCGGCGGGAAGTACGTCACGCCCGGGCTGATTGATGCGCACTCGCACATGGCGCTCGATGACGATGTCAACGAGGCCACCAGCCCCATCGTCCCGCAGATGATGATGGTCGACGCTTTTCAGTACGCCAGCAAGGACATCTACCGCGCCCTTGCCGGTGGCGTCACCTCCGCCATGCTGCTGCACGGTTCGGCCGACATGATCGGCGGCCAGGCCGTCATCATGAAGACCAAGTACGGGCTCGAGCGCGACCAGTTGCTCTTCCCCAACGCTCCCCGTTCCATCAAGTTTGCCAGCGGCGAAAATCCCAAGCGTGTCTTCGGCCAGCGCCAGCAACTGCCCTCCACCCGCATGGGCAACTTCGCCGTGCAGCGCCAGGCCCTGGTTGACGCCCAGGATTACATGCGCCAGTGGGACGAATACGAGGCCAAAAAGCAGAAGGGCGACAAGGACGCGAAGCCGCCCAAGCGCGACCTCAAGCTCGACGCGCTGGTGGACGTGCTCAAGGGCAAGCTCTACGTCCAGATCCACTGCTATCGCGCCGACGAGTTCCTCACCGAGATGGCGATGGCGAAAGAGTTCGGCTACAAGCTGCGCGCCTTTCACCACGCGCTCGAGGCCTATAAAGTCGCCGACAAGATTGCGGCCAACAATGTCGGCGTCGCCACCTGGGCTGATTGGTGGGGCTTTAAGGAAGAAGCCTGGGACGCGACGCCATGGAACGCCGTCCTGCTGATGCGCAAGGGCGTGCGCGTCGCCATCAAGAGCGACTCCGAGGACCAGATCCGCCGCCTGAATGTGGAGGCCGCCAAGACCATGCGCTACGGCGGCGCCACCGAGGATGAAGCGATGAAGATGATCACGCTCAACCCGGCGTGGATCATTGGCGTCGACGACCGCGTCGGTTCGATCGACGTCGGCAAGGACGCCGACCTCGTCATCTGGAACGGCTACCCGCTGTCCAGCTACGGCGTGCCCGAAAAAGTCTTCATTGACGGCGAGCTGTTTTTCGACCGAACGCTTGCCGGATATGGGCTGACGCACTTCGCCGGCACGCCCGAGAGCCTGCCTTCCCCACCAAGTTCCGGCGCCGAGCCGGAAGCGGAGGTGCGCTAA
- a CDS encoding amidohydrolase family protein — translation MKNPWRIFASFAVVLFFAASAFAQQPSRAQETRATAIKGGKLLTITHGTIENGVIVIENGKITAVGPSASTPIPANARVVDATGMTVYPGLIDSESHLGLTEISAVPSTNDLVETSDEIMPHMHVADAFHAESELIPTARVNGITNAIVAPASQDTLPGQDSFIQLAGPSADEMLVVRDIAMPLNFSGAQRRKMDWQTGRGTYPTTRMGMAAQLRQAFLDALDYQQKVADSEKRKGEKGVPPVKRDLKLEALLPYLDGKKPVVLAASEASDLETAVKLANEFHLKFILNHVTHSRPVLDYIARLKAPVIVGPIYDFPKDNERYDAVYSLPGELVKRGVKIAFASYDSHQVRNLPYAAGYAVAYGLPYDEAMKALTINAAEIWGLADKLGSLDAGKIANVVVANGDPLDVKTDVKHVFINGREIPLWDRQMELRDQYSK, via the coding sequence ATGAAAAATCCTTGGCGTATCTTTGCGTCCTTTGCGGTTGTGCTTTTCTTCGCCGCCAGTGCTTTTGCCCAGCAACCCTCACGCGCGCAGGAAACGCGAGCCACGGCAATCAAGGGCGGGAAGCTGCTGACCATCACCCATGGAACGATTGAAAACGGGGTGATCGTCATTGAGAACGGGAAAATCACCGCGGTCGGTCCTTCGGCCTCGACGCCAATTCCCGCCAACGCGCGCGTCGTTGACGCCACCGGGATGACTGTCTATCCCGGCCTGATCGATTCGGAATCGCATCTCGGCCTCACCGAAATTTCTGCCGTCCCCTCCACCAACGACCTGGTCGAGACCAGCGACGAGATCATGCCGCACATGCACGTCGCCGACGCCTTCCATGCCGAGAGCGAGCTGATCCCGACCGCGCGCGTCAATGGCATCACCAACGCCATCGTCGCGCCCGCCTCGCAGGACACCCTGCCCGGCCAGGACTCGTTCATCCAGCTCGCCGGGCCGTCCGCCGACGAGATGCTGGTGGTGCGCGACATCGCCATGCCGCTCAACTTCAGTGGCGCGCAGCGCCGCAAGATGGATTGGCAGACCGGACGCGGCACCTATCCGACCACCCGCATGGGCATGGCCGCACAACTTCGCCAGGCATTTCTCGACGCGCTCGACTACCAGCAGAAGGTTGCCGATTCCGAGAAACGCAAGGGCGAAAAGGGCGTGCCACCGGTGAAGCGCGACCTGAAGCTGGAGGCGCTGCTTCCCTACCTGGATGGCAAGAAACCGGTGGTGCTGGCCGCCAGCGAGGCCAGCGATCTGGAAACCGCCGTCAAACTCGCCAACGAATTTCACCTGAAATTCATTCTCAACCACGTCACCCACTCGCGGCCGGTGCTGGACTACATCGCGCGGCTGAAGGCGCCCGTCATCGTGGGGCCAATCTACGACTTCCCCAAGGACAACGAGCGCTACGACGCGGTGTACAGCCTGCCCGGCGAGCTGGTGAAACGCGGCGTGAAGATCGCATTCGCTTCCTATGACTCGCACCAGGTGCGCAACCTGCCCTACGCGGCGGGATACGCGGTCGCCTACGGGCTGCCCTACGACGAGGCGATGAAGGCGTTGACCATCAACGCCGCTGAAATCTGGGGGCTGGCCGACAAGCTGGGGTCGCTCGACGCCGGCAAGATCGCCAACGTGGTGGTGGCCAACGGCGACCCGCTGGATGTGAAGACCGACGTCAAGCACGTCTTCATCAATGGCCGGGAAATTCCCCTCTGGGACCGCCAGATGGAGCTGCGCGACCAGTATTCAAAATAG
- a CDS encoding polysaccharide deacetylase family protein has product MKRWIAAALFLFFATVAVAADQKLIALTFDDGPRPYILYGYAQPGQAPTPGLLDLLDREHVKATFFVMGWRLTPGSYGDRREFKTDKTCLDAARDLFRRGHEIEDHTFSHVQFKLFEKQHGAGSAVGDVDRASELIKGVTGHRAEFVRPPDWITWDALNRQLESRGYRVLTISSENPLPMRDVNSADYLCAGAHPVKCPKPSLNAFVLQQIEQREKKGVTTHILAFHELSTTVIALQTLIPELKSRGYRLVTMQEYVRLVGAPVKRAGINKGNG; this is encoded by the coding sequence ATGAAGCGGTGGATTGCCGCAGCTCTCTTTCTCTTTTTCGCGACCGTGGCCGTGGCTGCCGACCAGAAGCTGATCGCGCTCACCTTCGACGACGGCCCGCGCCCTTACATTCTTTACGGCTACGCGCAGCCGGGGCAGGCACCCACGCCGGGGCTGCTCGACCTGCTCGACCGCGAGCACGTGAAGGCTACGTTCTTCGTCATGGGGTGGCGGCTCACGCCCGGCAGCTATGGCGATCGCCGTGAATTCAAGACCGACAAGACCTGTCTCGACGCGGCGCGCGACCTGTTCCGCCGCGGGCACGAAATCGAGGACCACACCTTCAGCCATGTGCAGTTCAAGCTGTTCGAAAAACAGCACGGCGCAGGCAGCGCGGTCGGCGACGTGGATCGCGCCTCGGAGTTGATCAAGGGCGTCACCGGACATCGCGCCGAATTTGTGCGCCCGCCCGACTGGATTACCTGGGACGCGCTCAACCGCCAACTGGAAAGCCGGGGCTATCGCGTGCTCACCATTTCGTCGGAAAATCCGCTGCCCATGCGCGACGTGAACAGCGCCGATTATCTCTGCGCCGGCGCGCACCCGGTGAAGTGCCCCAAGCCTTCCCTGAACGCCTTCGTGCTGCAGCAAATCGAGCAGCGCGAGAAAAAAGGCGTGACCACGCACATCCTCGCCTTCCACGAGCTGTCAACCACGGTGATCGCGCTGCAGACCCTGATACCGGAACTGAAGTCGCGTGGATATCGCTTGGTGACCATGCAGGAGTACGTGCGGCTGGTGGGAGCGCCGGTAAAGCGCGCCGGAATAAACAAGGGGAACGGTTAG
- a CDS encoding DinB family protein — translation MQTADRTILLRTIRNALSGKGAHVEIASAFAGLDWKLAAARPERAAHSVFQLLRHMSYWQDWVVKWLDGQNPAVARHASAGWPTEAGPANAKDWERTVRRFRAGLKELNRRIGEPDLLAKPGRKTRLEMLHAIASHNSYHAGQVVILRRMLGAWPPPSGGLTW, via the coding sequence GTGCAAACTGCCGACCGGACGATCCTCCTTAGGACCATACGCAACGCGCTATCGGGAAAGGGAGCGCACGTTGAGATAGCGAGCGCGTTTGCGGGATTAGACTGGAAACTCGCTGCGGCCAGGCCGGAGAGGGCCGCACACTCGGTTTTCCAGTTGTTGCGCCACATGAGTTACTGGCAGGATTGGGTAGTGAAGTGGCTTGACGGCCAGAACCCTGCTGTTGCCCGACATGCTTCCGCCGGTTGGCCCACCGAGGCGGGGCCGGCAAATGCGAAAGATTGGGAGCGGACTGTGCGACGTTTTCGTGCCGGCCTTAAGGAACTGAATCGCCGCATCGGCGAGCCCGATCTATTGGCGAAGCCGGGAAGAAAAACGCGGCTCGAAATGCTGCATGCCATCGCATCGCACAACAGCTACCACGCCGGGCAGGTTGTGATCCTGAGACGCATGCTTGGTGCTTGGCCGCCGCCTTCCGGCGGGCTAACCTGGTAG
- the fabD gene encoding ACP S-malonyltransferase codes for MNHNVAFIFPGQGSQTVGMGRELALMYPVAQETFQEADTALGFKLSQVCWEGPEDKLRLTEITQPAILTVAVAAFRVLREKGIKPAITAGHSLGEYSAQVAAGTLHFRDAVRTVHHRGRYMQEAVPVGEGAMAAVLGMAIEQLQEVCDEAAHGGVCQPANINSPDQIVISGSRAAVERAAEMAKHRGAKRAIMLPVSAPFHSALMQPAQDRLAPDLQALAFHRMRVPVVTNVDAEVVSDPDQARDALIRQVTGAVRWEPCMRVLIGRGISTFIEVGPGKVLCGLMRQIDRSKTCLNVEDEMSLQKAVNHFAGAEVK; via the coding sequence ATGAACCACAACGTCGCTTTCATCTTCCCCGGCCAGGGCTCGCAAACCGTGGGCATGGGCCGCGAGCTGGCGCTTATGTATCCGGTGGCGCAGGAGACTTTCCAGGAAGCCGATACCGCGCTCGGGTTCAAGCTTTCCCAAGTGTGCTGGGAAGGTCCGGAAGACAAGCTGCGGCTGACGGAGATCACGCAGCCGGCGATCCTGACGGTGGCCGTGGCGGCGTTCCGCGTTTTGCGGGAGAAGGGAATCAAGCCGGCCATCACCGCCGGGCACAGTTTGGGCGAATACTCGGCGCAGGTTGCCGCCGGGACGCTGCACTTCCGGGACGCGGTGCGCACCGTGCACCATCGCGGGCGCTACATGCAGGAAGCGGTGCCGGTGGGCGAAGGCGCGATGGCGGCGGTGCTGGGCATGGCCATCGAGCAACTGCAAGAAGTCTGCGACGAGGCTGCGCACGGCGGCGTCTGCCAGCCGGCAAACATTAACTCGCCGGACCAAATCGTGATTTCCGGCAGCAGAGCGGCGGTGGAACGCGCGGCGGAAATGGCGAAACACCGCGGCGCCAAGCGTGCGATCATGCTGCCAGTCAGCGCGCCCTTTCATTCCGCGCTCATGCAGCCGGCGCAGGACCGGCTCGCGCCCGACCTGCAGGCGCTGGCGTTTCACCGCATGAGGGTGCCGGTGGTCACCAACGTAGACGCCGAAGTGGTTTCCGACCCGGACCAAGCCCGCGACGCGCTCATTCGCCAGGTTACCGGCGCGGTCCGATGGGAGCCGTGCATGCGCGTGCTCATTGGGCGCGGTATTTCGACTTTCATCGAGGTCGGGCCGGGCAAGGTCCTGTGCGGCCTGATGCGCCAGATTGACCGTTCGAAGACGTGTCTCAACGTCGAAGATGAAATGTCGCTGCAGAAGGCAGTAAACCACTTTGCGGGCGCGGAAGTAAAATAG
- the plsX gene encoding phosphate acyltransferase PlsX, translated as MTTVIAVDAMGSDRAPKPEVEGAILAARHHDIHVLLVGPEDEVRDELRHHPSAPLEQMQVVHASEVIGMNEKAAQAVRAKRDSTLRVGLRLVRDGKAAGFITAGNTGAAMATAKMVLGALPGVDRPALAAVFPTAQGTASIMLDVGANVDSKPHNLEQWAVMGEIYSRAIFGAEHPRVGLLSIGEEESKGNELTRAAHQLLKQLPLQFVGNVEGRDLYNGKVDVIVCDGFIGNVALKVSEGLVETVGYILKETLRATITRQVGFLLSRRAFEEFKKRLDYSEYGGAPLLGIKGVCIVSHGSSNAHAIKNAIRVASEFANANINAAIARGLAKAGVSGAGSQ; from the coding sequence ATGACCACGGTCATCGCCGTCGACGCTATGGGCTCGGATCGCGCCCCGAAACCGGAAGTCGAAGGCGCGATCCTGGCCGCGCGTCACCACGACATCCACGTTTTGCTGGTCGGGCCGGAAGATGAGGTCCGCGACGAACTGCGTCACCACCCCTCCGCGCCGTTGGAGCAGATGCAGGTGGTGCATGCCAGCGAAGTGATCGGCATGAACGAGAAGGCGGCGCAGGCGGTGCGGGCCAAGCGCGATTCCACGCTGCGGGTCGGGCTGCGCCTGGTGCGCGACGGCAAGGCGGCGGGGTTCATTACCGCCGGAAATACCGGCGCGGCCATGGCCACGGCGAAGATGGTGCTGGGCGCGCTGCCCGGCGTGGACCGACCCGCGCTGGCCGCGGTTTTTCCCACCGCGCAGGGGACGGCGAGCATCATGCTCGACGTCGGGGCCAACGTCGACTCCAAGCCGCACAACCTGGAGCAGTGGGCGGTGATGGGCGAGATTTACTCGCGCGCCATCTTCGGCGCCGAGCATCCGCGCGTAGGCCTGCTCTCGATTGGCGAGGAAGAGTCCAAGGGCAACGAGCTGACGCGCGCCGCGCACCAGCTCTTGAAACAACTGCCGCTGCAGTTCGTCGGCAACGTCGAGGGCCGCGATTTATACAACGGCAAAGTGGACGTGATCGTCTGCGATGGCTTCATCGGCAACGTCGCGCTGAAGGTTTCCGAGGGACTGGTGGAAACCGTCGGCTACATCCTGAAGGAAACGCTGCGCGCCACCATCACGCGGCAGGTTGGGTTCCTGCTGTCGCGCCGCGCCTTCGAAGAATTCAAGAAGCGCCTCGATTACTCCGAATACGGCGGCGCTCCGCTGCTGGGCATCAAGGGAGTGTGCATCGTCAGCCATGGGTCGTCGAACGCGCACGCCATCAAGAACGCAATTCGCGTGGCCTCCGAGTTTGCCAATGCGAATATCAACGCGGCGATTGCGCGCGGGCTGGCGAAGGCGGGGGTCTCCGGCGCCGGCTCGCAGTAG
- the rpmF gene encoding 50S ribosomal protein L32 → MANPKRRHSKARTSTRRAHDFLTALSLSECPNCHEKKLPHRACSKCGYYKGREVLAIKEKE, encoded by the coding sequence ATGGCAAATCCTAAACGCAGACACTCCAAGGCGCGGACCTCGACACGGCGCGCACACGACTTCCTGACGGCGCTCTCGCTTTCCGAGTGCCCCAACTGTCACGAGAAGAAATTGCCTCATCGGGCCTGTTCGAAGTGCGGCTACTATAAGGGCCGCGAAGTTCTGGCCATCAAGGAAAAGGAATAG
- a CDS encoding DUF177 domain-containing protein produces the protein MFISLQVLVQKEINFREEYPPETIDLGPDMRQSAPLLTSGRATLIEERHGNQGAILDIRVQGKLATAVETACARCLEPVTREVAREFELLYRPRGVDAGREEISVTQAEAEIGYYVGDGVELADILREQILLEVPMKVVCREECKGLCPSCGRNLNESDCHCPPPVADPRWQALKDLQEKLEH, from the coding sequence ATGTTCATCAGCCTGCAAGTTCTGGTCCAGAAGGAGATCAATTTTCGGGAGGAATATCCCCCGGAAACGATCGATCTCGGTCCAGACATGCGCCAGTCGGCGCCACTGCTCACCAGTGGCCGGGCAACACTGATCGAAGAACGTCACGGCAACCAGGGCGCCATCCTGGACATTCGCGTCCAGGGCAAGCTGGCGACCGCGGTGGAAACGGCGTGCGCCCGCTGCCTGGAGCCGGTGACCCGCGAGGTGGCGCGAGAATTCGAGTTGCTATACCGCCCGCGGGGCGTGGATGCGGGGCGGGAAGAGATCTCGGTAACGCAGGCCGAGGCGGAAATCGGCTATTACGTGGGCGACGGCGTCGAGTTGGCGGACATCCTGCGGGAGCAGATCCTGCTGGAGGTGCCGATGAAAGTGGTTTGCCGCGAGGAATGCAAGGGCCTGTGCCCGAGCTGCGGACGCAACCTCAACGAAAGCGATTGCCACTGCCCGCCGCCGGTCGCCGATCCGCGCTGGCAAGCGCTGAAGGATCTGCAAGAAAAGCTGGAGCACTGA
- a CDS encoding prepilin-type N-terminal cleavage/methylation domain-containing protein, translated as MRRQRGFSLIELLIVVAIILALAAMAIPNLLRSKMSANEASAVSSLHAIASAQTTYQITYPTVGYADELTRLGYPPPGQPIDSNHAGIIDWVLGCAAQPCPKAGYQFSIGNPTGTPVSAFTAAATPLLQGQTGRRGFCLDQIARITQDPAGGVNCTQPLE; from the coding sequence ATGCGCCGCCAACGGGGGTTCTCGCTTATCGAGCTGCTGATTGTGGTGGCCATTATCCTGGCCCTGGCGGCGATGGCCATTCCCAACCTGCTGCGCTCCAAGATGTCGGCGAACGAGGCGTCGGCGGTTTCGTCGCTGCACGCCATTGCCAGCGCGCAGACGACCTACCAGATCACCTACCCTACCGTCGGCTATGCCGACGAGCTTACCAGGCTGGGCTACCCTCCACCGGGCCAGCCGATTGACTCCAACCATGCCGGCATCATTGATTGGGTGCTGGGGTGTGCGGCGCAGCCGTGCCCCAAAGCGGGATACCAGTTCTCGATCGGGAACCCCACAGGAACACCGGTCAGCGCGTTTACAGCGGCGGCTACGCCTTTACTTCAGGGCCAAACCGGGCGGCGTGGCTTTTGCCTGGACCAGATCGCGCGCATCACCCAAGACCCGGCTGGCGGCGTGAATTGCACCCAGCCGCTAGAATAG
- a CDS encoding YtxH domain-containing protein, with protein MKAFLFGLGLGIGLGVLFAPTSGEKTRNSLQERAQDLASSARETYKQGRDRVQRTVSGIRSEATPPTGTETGA; from the coding sequence ATGAAAGCGTTTCTGTTTGGCTTGGGGCTGGGGATCGGCTTGGGCGTTCTGTTTGCGCCCACGAGCGGGGAAAAAACACGGAACTCGCTGCAAGAGCGGGCGCAGGACCTGGCCAGCTCGGCGCGCGAGACCTACAAACAGGGCCGCGACCGCGTGCAGCGCACGGTGAGCGGCATCCGCAGCGAAGCCACGCCTCCCACGGGCACGGAGACAGGAGCGTAA